In Bos taurus isolate L1 Dominette 01449 registration number 42190680 breed Hereford chromosome 17, ARS-UCD2.0, whole genome shotgun sequence, the genomic window TGCAGCCGCAGGCTCAGGCTTTGGCAGGACACCACGCTGGTCTTGTACAGCTCGTTCAGTTTCCGCACCACTGCAGGAGGGGACCTTGCAGCTCAGGCTGACTGCAGGAGTGGGGACCAACAGGCAAAAAGCCCCTCACTCCACCCCCGGGGCAGCTTTCTGACTCCACCTCCTATGCATTCTGCCCCAGCAATGCACACTGTGCCTTCCCACCCCCAGACACAGGGCCCTGCTTCGGGGCCTTTGCACCTGGCCTTCTACCATCCCCTTGGCCGTTATCCCACCTGGGTGGGGCCTGCACCAGGTAACCTTAGAAAGGCCTCCCGCATCACCTCACCCTCCCTGTCTTCCCCACGAGCTCACAGCCTCCTGCCCCGACCCTGCTGGGAGCCCGAGCCATCCGCCCTCACCTTGCTTCACGGTGGACGACAGGCAGAGCTTGCCGGCCCGGATCTGGTCGATGGCGGTCTGCAGGCCCGAGGACAGGAGCTCGGCCACCTTCAGGTAAAGCACCAGCTGCTCTGCAAAACTAGAGGGCGGCACGGATGTGTCAGGGGGCTGGGGGGCCCATGCCCCAGGCGGCCTCCCCGCTGGGCACCCACTGGGCACACCCACCCCCACTCGCGGCTCAGCAGGCTGATCTGGTCGGCCACCACGCTCTCCTGCAGCTGGTCCTCAGGCCCCCCGGCCGCCTCGCTGGCGCTGCCCTTCAGAGCCGCGATCTCCAGGATGTGCTGGACAAAGACGAGCGTGAAGCGCAGGCTGTGCAGGATCTCCGTGTGCTCTTGCTGGGGAGACCGGGCGGCTGAGCGACGGACCTTGACAACCCTGTGACCAGCCCTGCCCAGAGATCATGCTGGGCCTCATCCCAGCCCCAGCTCTCACCTCCATCAGGGTCTCCTCAGGGAGGTCGGGGGCCTCGAAGGTCACGGCCCCCTCCAGGTTGGCGGTGACAGGGTCGGCAAAGCTGCAGCAGTGGCCGGGGGCGGGGACCTCGAGGGTGGCCTCGCTGTAGGCCCCGGGCGCCAGGTGGCGGGCGGAGGAGGAGCCGGCCGAGCTGAGGGAGCTGGAGGAGCCCACTGTGGGGAGAGGGCTGGTGAGCAGGGGCCCTTACCACGGCTGCCCCTTCCCCACCAATCTTCTGCCACTCTGAGACACAAGTCTGGTCCCCACCACCCGGCTGCTCTCCCTCCAGGGAGTAGAGCCCACAGTGGAGGCCTCACCACTCCCAGGCCTCCGTCCACTGTCCACTGTAGGTGGGACCCTCGAGTTCAGAAGCTGGGGTTGCAGAGGCCTGTCTGTATGACCTGTGCCCGCCCAGAGGCAGCGCTGAGCCCTAGACCCCTGACCCTCCCGGGGGGACCCTCCCAGGGCCTCAGCGTGGGGGTGGTGCCCCGGTGCCCAGGGTATCACCCCTGCTGCACTGGTGCCGTCAGCCACCGCCCTCCCGCTTCCTGAAGGACGGCGTGGGCCACTGACTCACTGCAGCTTTGAGGCCACCAGACAGTCCTCACCTGAGAACATGGTCGTGCGGGGGCCCTGGGGTGGCGTGGTCCCGCTGGGGGGCGAGCCCACTGTGAACACTACGGGGGAAGGGCTGCTGGCGCCCCCAGCACGAGCTCCTGGGTGCAGGTTCCCTCCGAAGCCAGCAGAGGGCGCTGGGGGAGTGAGAAGAGGCGCTCAAGTTCCTCCCGCCACGGCCCCCCACTTCCCAGAGAGCTCCCCACCGACCCCTCTGGCGCACCAATCTCCATGGGCTTCTCCTGCAGGCTGTCCGTGCTGCCTGAGTCGGGAGCCTGCGTCCCAAACGCAGCCTTAAGGAGCAGATCTGTGAGGCGGCCGGTGCTGAGGGACCTGCAGGGTGAAGGGTGGTATGAGGTGCCATGAGCCGCCCTGGGGGTACCAGTCTACCCACTTCCCAGGGCTGGCCCCCTACACCCCACAGGCAGGGCCTGGGGAACCTCACAGTCTGGTCAGCGTGCCCAGCCCTGCCCATTCCAGGCAGTTACTGTCACCCATTGAACAGATgtgcaaactgaggctcagaagtggTGGTGGAGGGAGTGCGGTGCAGGCAAACAGCAGGTAGGCCGCGCCGCAACTCCCCAGGCAGTGTTGGGGGAATCCTCAACACTCACCTTCCGAAGGCGCCCTTGGTGTCCTCGGTGGGCCGCAGGCCGGGGCCCAGTTGCTGCCCCTGGAAGGGCCCTGCCTCGGAGAGGTCGGGGAGCGTCCGGTTCCGTGGCGGCGTCATGACCACGCCTTGCCGGGCCAGGAGGGTCAGCAGGTTCTGGGAGCTGGGGGTCTTGGTGAACTCGAACACGGGCACAGTCTAGGAGGGGCAGGGAAGGTGCTGAGGATGACCCGCATGGTAACGCTAACATCCTGACAGGGTCAGCAGTGCTGGCCTGAATCTGCAAGGCCCCACGCCTCCGCAAAGGCCCAACCCTCACTGACCCAAGTCTTCACAGCAAAGAAGTGAGACTTGTGTGTGGCTGACTCCGTCCTGTGCTGGAGCAAAGGCACACATGCAGACATGTACCATGCTGGGCACACACGTGTGCACCTATGCCCTCACACAGACACCATCAGGTGGCTGCAGGTActagccccatttcacagacagaAAACTGAAGCAAGGGCTGAACTAAATCATCTGCCCATTGCGGCAGCTTAGGTTCTCTGGTGCTCTGGACCCTGGATCAGGGTCAGGATACTTCCCATCAAGGGCCAAGAAATGTTGTGCCTTTGGGGCCAGTCTTCATCGCGGCACTCCGCGTGTAAATGGGGAGATTTATGGAGTCAGCTACCAGCTGGTGCAGAAGATCTGGGCGCAGAGGGCAGGCCCAGCTGTGCTGGAGCATGCAGGCCCCACCTCCGGCTTCTGGGGACCCTCATGTCCTGCGGGAATCCCACCAGGGAGAAAGCCCAGTGGCCCAGGCACATGGGAGAAGTACAGCGTcactcccacccaccccctggAGGTCTGGGGCCCTGTTACCTTGGTGGGGGAGCCCAGGATAGGGGGCAGGGGGTTTCGCTGCAGGAAGTCAGGCAGCTTGGGCGAGCCGCGCAGGGGCCGGCAGGATTGAAGTCCGTGGGAGGGCTGGGGGGGGCTGGCCTGTGGGTGGCCAAACGCCACCCCCAGCGGGTCCGTAGGGGGCTTGGGCAGCTTGGGACGGACGACATGCAGGTCGGACAGGTTGGGGGCGCTGTGCAGGCGGTAGCCCAGCCCGCTGGTGTGGGGAGAGTGCTCaggtgcagaggagcctgggaggggaCAGGATGAGCCCAGTCACAGCCGTCCGTGGACGCCTGGACCAGCCCACACTACCAACCAATAGTATATAGAGGCCCCCATTCTGCTCAGGATTCCCTTTACCCTCACAGTCACCCAAGCCACACTGCACCCACGCTTTACTGCGTACctggaaacaggcacagagacaCTGAGacacctgcccaaggtcacacggcATGACAGGAGTGAGGGCTGAATTTGAGCCCCCTCGTCAGCCTCCATAACCTGAAGGCTGGAGCTTGTTAAACAGTCTTatggaattttctttctctcttcaacTCATAAGAAATGAtgattatggggcttccctggtggctcaatggtaaagaatctacctgccaaagcaggagacctgggtttgatccctgatccaggaagatcccacatgccacggagcaactaagcctatgtacCACAATTAatcagcctgtgctctggagcctagGAATTGGCAATTACGGAGCCTGTGTGCTGCGACTACTaaagagcctgtgttctgcaacaaaagccaccacaatgagaagcctgcacaactgctcgccacaaccagagaaaagcctgcacagccccgaagagccagcacagccaaaaataaagaaagaaaattatacttaaataaaccttaaaaaaaaaaatgatggttgTGGACAGGAAGACAACCACTGTtctaagcagtgacaggccagcCCAGGGAGGTCAGCCCAGCTCCTGTGCCCCTCCCCAGCTCCACCCTCAAACCCATCAATCAGGCTAGGGCTGCACCCACCTGGACGAGGGGACCTGCCACCCCGCATCTCAGATGCTTGAGGGGAGGGTGCTCCACTCCAGCCTGGCCGCTCAGGGATGGTTCCGACTTGGGGGAAAGAGAAATTGCCAGGGTCAACATGGGATGGAGAGCAagaccctcccctgccccagggtGAAGACACCCAGTCCCACTCAGAGGCTGGTCTCCCAGCAGTATATAGGCTCACCCTGGGGAGACGGTGTGTAGGGCCGGCCCCCACCCAGGGACAGCTTCCTGGCCAGGGCGGCTCCGTGCTCAGCGTGGGACGGGGGTGATGGGCTGGCCCGTGCAAAGCCCAAAGGACTGGTGCTGCCTGACCTGCGGATGGCAGAGGACCTGGGGACAAGCAGTACGAGGTGTGAGGTCCCCAGCCACGCTCGGCAAGGGCCACGAGCATGCCATGTGTCTGTCCCCCTCCATTCAAATAATGGGCTTCGCCAGGAGCCAAAACCAGCTGGGCGTCCCCAGTCCCTGCCAGGGTGACTGCCAACTCAGAGGGGCTTCCGGGAATTAATTTGAAAAGTACCCCTTCCCACTCTCTTTTGGAACTTAACACAAATCACCATCAGTTTTATAAACACAAGCAGTCACCGTACAGCTAGAGTGCCAGAATGTCCACGAGGCAAGTGGTGGCACTGATGGTTAAGCAGTGTGCAGCCTGCACAACCGCACTTGAGAGACGGCCCTGCACCACCCAAGTGGGGTTCTTACCACAAACGAGCCTGGCCAGTGGGGGGGCCCTGCACTCACCGCGCTGTCTGGTACTGGGTGGGTGACTGCAGGTTCTGCTCAATGCGCTGGTAGTTCTGCACCTGCGTGGGGACTGGGATGGGGACAGAGGCCCCACATCTGCTGCTGGAGAACGTGCCAGTCCGGCTGTGGTGGGCAAAGAGAGGTCAGGGTCACTGCAGGCGGGGCACTGGGCTGAACCCCAGGCCCAATATCCCGGGGCAGAGGCCACTCCAGCCACCTGCTTCCCTGTCTCCGCACACGGCCACTACTGCTTCCAGGGGGTATCAGGGACTGTCTGTGGGCACTCCCTCCCCACTACTCTACACTCAGGTGGCTTCTGGTTGGGACCAGCCAGTAGGAAGGGGACAGAGGACAGTGAGTGGGCTGCTCCTGTGGGCTCTGGGCATCCCTGCCCCCTTGGCCCTACAAGCTCGGGGAGCGGGGCTGATGACACTGGTCTCTGGCAgttcccccagcccccaccttgCATCCTTCTCACCACAAACCCTCCCTTCTGCTGGACCACCCATGAGGGGCCTGGCAGCCTGCCCAGCCTCTGGACATGACTGCTTCCTGCATGGCCCGGCTTGGTGCTGGCGTGCTGTGATGCCAAGGGAAGCCTAGGTGGCCCCTGCCCCACTTACCCTGAGGGGCTAAGGGAGCTGCCGCAGGGCGGGGAAGGAGACGGGGTCCGGCCACGGCTGTCCAGGCCTGTGGAGGCCGCCAGCGAGCTCCTGCGGACAGAGCAACAGGCAGTCCCCACTCAGGACAAACGTGCACACGGACTCTGGCATCACCCTCGGGACCCCATCCTGCACTGGGCACAGGAGACCTGGCCCTGCCCAAACTCTGACCCGGAGGGTCGAAAGATAACCTAAGAGCAGGCACTGCCCTCCCCTCAGAACAGGGGGCAAGGGGCACGGGGCTAGGGGATGCTTACCCACTGCACATCAGGCTGTCTGGGGGCGGCTTGGCACCTGCTGCCTCAGCCACCAGGTCACCTGTGGACAGGAGATGAGTCAGGCCAGACCCAGACACCTCCTCCTGGGGTGGTGGGGGCCATGCAGGGCCCAGCACTCTCCTGTCCCTGTTCTGGCACTCACACTGCCACCTCCCTTTGCCTGTCTGGACTCAGGGCTCTAAAGGAGACCCTGGTACCTCCCCTGCCCAGCAGCCTTGAGCCAACCTCAGGCCGGGTGTCCACACCTCCCAATCTGGGTCTGCCCCTCCTCCCGGATCTTCAGGttccccccttccctcctgctgtCCTCCTTGCAATGCCCTCGGCTGGGTACCAGGCCCCTCCTCTGCATCAGAGCCAAGCTGACAGGCTCAGGGTGCCCCACTGGACACCAGGGCTGGCTCCCACCCAACCCCATCTGCTGGTCTCGGTGGCCAGGGCCAGCGAGAGAAGCACCAGCATCTAGAGTCAGGAGAGGAACTGAGGACCCCAGGACAGGGCTTTGGAAGGGTTGTGGGGCATAGGCTACAACTCAGATACAGATGGGCAGGTGCTCTGGATGCTCTGGACACTCGGGGGCACAAGGCCTGTGTGTGgccaaaggcaggactcagctcTGACTCAATGACCAACCACATATGGGGTGGGAGCTTCCAAGTCCCTTCTTAGGGGTGTATCTGGCACATCTGCAGTgagccccctgcccaccctgtGGGGGGCCCCTTACCTGGAAACTGGGCCGGGACCATGACAAAGTCGTCGGTGTCGCAGGATGAGTCCTTGCTGCTGCCGCCTGAGTCCCGGGAGCCATGCAGGAAGCCAGCAGCCTCGGCCGGGGAGGTCAGGGTCTTCTGGAGCTCCTGCTGCATCTCCCCCAGGGACTGGGGGTCAGAGGGGAGCCCGCTGAGACTCAGGCCCAGGGCCTGGGGGAAGCAGGGCTGCTGGGGACGAGGCCAGGGCTCTGCATGATCTTCTCCCCAGCGGGTCACGCTCGCCTGTGACTTCCCCACAAGGACAGTCATCTCACAGAGCCACCTGCCCCCCAGGGTGAGGAGGCGCTTCACTCCCACAAGCTCCAGGGAGACCCCCTTCCAGGTGACCCTCCACTTCTCCCTCCGTCCTGTGAAGGGTCGTACAGCCTGGCACGCTGGGGACATATACAAGGGGGCAAGGCTGCCTGTGCACAAGCCCTGTGCCACGCTCAGCAGACGGGGCACCAAAGAGCTGTTTTCTCCGCCACCAGTCCAGCCCTGGTCCCTGCCTAGCAGGACGGACGGATGGACAGGTGGAGGCTCAAGTCCCAGCACCCCCAACCCCGCGCACAACCTTGCCAGACCTCACCCCACCCCTGTACTGGGAACATGGGCTGCAAGGATCGGATCCCAGGACACAGGGACCCCTGCACACAATCCTCCCTGGGGCCCCTGTCCGTGTCCACCCATGCACAAGAACGTTCAGAGCTGATGCAGTCCTGAACTCGCTGACGGGCATCAGGTCAGCCTCCGGGACACAACCGGGGAGGGGGCCCTGAAAGGGGACTTCACCCACTTCTACCGCTCCACGTCCACAAGCAGAATGTGTAAGTCTGGTGTCATCTGACCAGACAACACTGCAGAAAGAAACGTGGGGGCCTGGGTAGGACAGAAGCCCCAACAGGGTTCCTGCAGCTGTCTACATGCCCCAAAGCCGAGGGGAGAGGAGCCCGTAGCCCCGACCCTGCGTGTGACTCACCGGTGGGGAAGCCAGGTGTGAGGTGGAGCTGCTGCTGGAGCTGCTGCCAGACCCCGAGCTCGGGTACGAGGGCACGGGcacaggaggggctgggggagggtgtgGGTCAGCGCATGTCAGCACGGGATGTTGCCGGGCCCTGCACACTCCCACCCCGCCCATGACAACCCCACACCCTCCAGGAAGCCAGGGAGAAGACCTGTGCgaggcccctgcccccacctccccaatCCCGCTGCACCAAGTCAGCTGAGCTCAAGCCCACTCCATGGCCTGGGGGTCCCTAGGGACTACAGGCTGGAGCAGGACTGGGGAGctggaagtgggggtggggttggaagcccatggggagaagggaggcacAGGAGTCCTAGAACCCTCAGGGGACTCACACTTCTTCACAGTGGCACTGGCATCCAGAAAGGGGTGATGGAAAAACTCATCTGCAAGAGAAAAGTTGGGGCAGGGCTCAGGAGGGTCTGACAACAGAACTCCCAGGGTGAAGGCTGGGCCCCCACCATCCCTTCCTGTGGGCCTGAGCTCCAGCAGGCTCTGGCCCCTGTCCTGGCTGCCTCACGCCAGGCACGGGGGGAGACAGAGCCCCAGCTGGCAGCTCTTGAACACATCTGGCACCCCCAGTGTGGTCCAGGCTGGGCTCCACCCACCCTTCCGACAGTTCCCAGCAACGCTGCCTATTGCACAAGTGGGGGTTTTTCTATCTGTGCAGCTGGGAAAGGAGCTGTGGGAACGGGGAAACCCGCTCACTGTGGCCACAGGGGCCCTGGAAGCTGGGGGTGCAGGATGAGGGGTGCAGGGCTGAGAGCTAGAAGGGCCCCTGTCCCCCAGGCCTGTCAGAAGGAGTAGGGGGCCGAGCGGCCGGCACTCACCAAAGTCCATGCGGTCTTTGTGGTTGCGCTGAAGCAGAGCCAGGAGCAGCTGTCTCAGCGGGGCTGAGGTCTCCCGGGGGATGCTGGGGGCACAGAGCACAGCGTTGACAGGGCAGCCTGATCGGGGCAGTGAGGAAGCAGGCAGGGGTCTGCCGCCAGGGGAGGGGCACTCACGTGGGGACCAGCGTCTTGTTCTTCTCGTAGAAGAGGCGGAGGTCCTGGGGACTGCTGGCCTGGAAGGCAGGGAGGGGTACTTGGCCACTGCCCACTCTGCACCTGACCCCGAGAGATCCACGGTCCAGCGCCGCCAGCCTGCCTGCCTGAACACTGAGGGCCCTCCCACGCATCCAAAGAAGGAGTGCCCCTCTCCCCACTCAGGCTGTGGAATCGCGGGGACCGCACAAAGGCGGAGGCTGGGGGCGCCCAGAGGAGGTTGCTGGGCCTTCCACCCACCTGCTGTGGATGACTTCTGGGTAACTGCTGCAACTGGTTGTTTGCTTCTTGAAATTGAAAAGTAGCCAATGTGCCAGCTCCAGAAGAGGGCCCTAGAGTAAGTTTGCTCCACAAGTGGGCCCTGCCTCCCTTGATAACACATGGCTGGCACATGCGTGTTCATTAATCATTCACTGAgccctgctatgtgccaggcactgttccaggcACGAGGGTACAACGTTCCCAAGGCTGACATGCCAGCCAGGGACAGCCCTGTGCTTGCCCACATGGGGAAAACAGTaggcagggaggggtggagggagctgggggtggaggcTGGCCTAGGTCACTGGGCAGGCACAGAGGCTCTGGGGCAAGCTGGTGGCAAAGGAGAGCTGCGAGGTCAGGCCATGGAGTCACTGCAGGACGCGTGTGTTTGTGGGGTGGGCTCAGACGCACGGGCCCTCTAGGGTCCAGCGCAGGACAGGCCACTGCCTTCCAAATGTAGGGTACACCCCAGAGTTTGGGGTCCTGGTATCAATGTCCTGGCTCACTTCGGCACTGGAATGGGTAGGAGGGAGGCCGTGACACTTGGTTCAGACATACACATGGACAAACACAGGAGTGCTCCAGAACCAGTGGAGACTCCGGCCTTGGCTCTAAGCAGGATAGAGCCCTGAAGTGACTGCACAGTGGGAAGCTGGGTGATCATGTCATGCAAGTGGAGGGGAGGCTGCAGGACTTTAACGACCCACGACTATGGCAGGCTGCAGAGACGAGCACGTGCACACCTGTAGCAGACCCCTCTGCCCTGGGCCCTCACCTGGAACGGCGCCTTCCCTGTCAGGCACTGGTACACGATGGTGCCGATGCTCCACAGGTCTGCCTTCCCGTCATAGTGCTGGGACATGATGACTTCTGGGGCCTGCGGGGCGTACAAGTTTGTGTGGTGAGCATGGACACTGAACTGTGCTGACCAAGGCCTGCCTCCAGCCAGGCATCAGCCAATTAGGACAGACACCAGCCAGGGGCCACCCAGTCACACAGACACTAGCCAGGTGTCAAACGCCATAGACATGGTGGGGAACAAATGGTATATCCATGTCGGCTGCCACCCAAGGTGAGACCACAGGATGGGGCTCAGCTCTGGACACGGGAGGGGACCCTGCTCCCGTGTGGATGGAGGCCCCCTTTGACAGGGCAATGCAGCAGGGGCTGGGGGTAGCCACCTACCATGTACATGGGGGAGCCACAAAGTGTGGCTGCCATCATGTTGCTCTGCAGGTACCGGGCGAAGCCGAAGTCGGCTGCAGGCAAGGAGAGATGTGTGAGGGGGGGCGGCTGAGGCCCCTGGGGCCCCCGGGTCGCAGCCACCCCGCCTCACCAATCTTGACCCGGATGTTGTTGGGGTTGGCGCGGCGCCCGCCGGGGTTGGACAGCAGGATGTTCTGGGGCTTCAGGTCCCGGTGGATGATGCCCTTGCTGTGCAGGAGCCGCATGGCGCCCGCGATCTGCTGCAGGAAGAGCCGGATGGTGTCCTCGCTTAGTGTGCGCATGGCTGCAAAGGGGACGGGGTTCAGGTGGGCGCAGCTCACCGGGCACCCAGAGTGAGGGGCCTCCTACTCCTCCTACTGCTCCCTGCGGCCTCTGAACCCACCCTTCGCACCACCTGACCCTGAGCTGCTCCAGCGTGCCCTCCAGCTCCAGGGTGTCGCCCAGCACACCCTGCCCCTTCTCAGGTTAGGACCACTTCTCAGCAGCTTCCTCCACCTATTGCTCAGGGTAAACACCATGGCCAGAGGCTGCTTGAGAAGCCCCAGGTCCAGCTTCAACCAGCGAAGGGCTCATCCAACAGGTGAGAGAGCAGTTCCCCACTTTTGCCAGGACCCTGGGGAGGCCTGCCCCCTGTGGATAGCCAGGGATCTCTGGAGTCCAGAGCACTCAGGACAGGCCTGTCTCCTGCAGAGCCACCAATCAGTGGCCATAGGGACACCCCGCAGGGCACCACATCCCAGCAGACTGAATGGAGCCCAGCTTAAGAGTGACCCTTCCAGACCAAGTCTGCCCTGCAAGGCCATCCTTTGTGGTTTTGACATAGCATGTAACCCTAACAGGTCTTCAGTCACCCTTCCATCCTTCCCAGCAGGCGACACCACCTTTAGGCCTAAGAAAGCTTGTTCACACCAGGCCACCTCTCACACTGGGTCAAGGTGAGCACACAGCCCATTCAGCCGCGGGTGTCCACTCACTGTGCAGGTAGTCGGCCAGATCCCCGCCGTTACAGTACTGCAAAAGACCAGCCACGTGTCTTGGTCAGCTGCCAGGGGAGACCCTGCAGCCCAGCCCAGGTCTCCCCATTACCCAACCCCAGGACACCTGCTCCCCTGGCACTTGGGGTAGACATGCCTTGCAACTCTCAAGGAGGTCAACGGGGATGCTCACCACCCCTTCAGCCCCTGCTGTGGCCGCTGGGCTGCTGGCTTGGTAAGCCCACAGACATGAGGACAACTTCTAACCCCTAGATGACAAGGGGCCTGAGAAACAGGAGGGCCCAGCCTCCTGGTTCTTACAGCCGGCCGCCAGGACTCACCTCCATGACCAGGTAGACGGAATTGGCCATTTCCTGCAGGACACAGAAGAGGCAGTGAGAGGTGGTGGGGAGCACGCCCTGTCCCCCAGTCTGGCAACTGTCTGGGAAGCCCGGCTTAGCCCCAGTGTGACCTGGGTGCCCGGCCTCTGCAGCTGTCCTCAACATACTGCCTGGGCTCAGGCAGCAGCTCCGGGAGTCACACCAGGGCTCAGACAGTTGGTTAGTGACCAGGACATAAGGACATCTGAGGGccaagtgagtttgagtgacaGGAGGAGGAGCCAATCATATCACTCTGTTTGTCAAGGCGGGAAAGGAGCTGAGGTCCCAGGAGAGATGTCAGGGCTGGAGTGACGACCCCACCTTCCAGGGAGGGCCCCCGGTAACCCCAGGACTCCAACAGGATCAGGGTCAGCTCCAGCCCTGAGGTCCTGATGGGACTTCCTGTCCTATTGAGTGGCGAGTTGTGGCCGAGTGGACCCAGCTGGTGGGGAATCCAGGCCCGCAAAAACGACACAACTGGGGTATGAGGGCCTTGTCTCTCAGGCCAAGGCAACCACTCCTGCCTTCAGACTCAAAGATGCCAAGAGGATTACAGGTCAGTGCTGCCAGCCCACTGCTAGCCAGGAGCACCAGGCCAGCTTCCGGCTCAGCCCTTGGCCACTCGTGGCCTCAAGGAGACACTGGCATCCTTGGCTCGGTCCACACCCGCAAGTCTGAGGGGCCTGTTGCCTGGACTGGTGTGGAACCCCACCAGTGTCCCTACGGGAGATGCCCTTGAGATCCCAGGTCACCGATGAGGAAATAGGCTGGAGGAGCCAAGTCCACCAGGCAGGTGTGGACCTGAACTCTTCGCTCTCCTGCAGACCACTCCCTCCAGTCTTCCCCAGGTGGGGCTTTCCCTAACTGCGGGGGGCTCTGCCAGCCAGGACAAGGTCCCCAAGCCCCTTCAGCACCAGTACGTTGCAGGGTCTTGGAAACCAGGAAGAGCTCCTCCCGCcgctcctccccccaccccgcaaaACCACCAAGTCCTCATTCCTCACCAGCATGCTACTCCCAGGAACTCCAACTTCTaacccaccccccatccccttGCAAGGGGGCAAGTGTGTGAGCTGCCCCTGTAGCTCTCAAGGCAAGGGGGGAGCCCCAAGGGGGAGGTGGCTGCAGGAGGGACATATCTCAGTGGCCTCTGGGGGAGGGCACCCGAGGCCCAGATAGACTTGACCCCTCAGCAGCAGGCCACCGCCTTCCACTCCTACTCAGGTCCCAGACATGTCCGCATTCCCACCCGgcaggacagaggaccctgacccAGTCACCCTGCCCCCAGGAGGTTGGTTCCGGGCTCAGACCCACATCAACGGTGACACAAAGCCACTAGTGACACCCTCTGTGTAAATGTCAGTGCCTTGTAACAAGAAAACCCCTCCACCCCGCCTCCAGGGCTCTACCAACAGAGGGCCTGTGGGTCTAGGATGGAGATACCCCAGGGAGCAGGGATGAGGTCAACACGGAAACCTCTTAGAGCTGGCTGGGGCCCGGATCAAGCCCATTTCCACATgtccccaccccgcctccccagGCTGGTTACTCTGTGTCCCAGCAGGCATGCAAGAAGCCTCCAAAGTGCCCAGCTGGGGCTCCTCCGGGAGGGGGGCAGGCTCTGTCCATAGAAG contains:
- the ULK1 gene encoding serine/threonine-protein kinase ULK1 isoform X4, which encodes MKTSWLCTTFRRAPTFPGTPIATGTSTFPRREVWLLCGPPEVSDPVVPKEMANSVYLVMEYCNGGDLADYLHTMRTLSEDTIRLFLQQIAGAMRLLHSKGIIHRDLKPQNILLSNPGGRRANPNNIRVKIADFGFARYLQSNMMAATLCGSPMYMAPEVIMSQHYDGKADLWSIGTIVYQCLTGKAPFQASSPQDLRLFYEKNKTLVPTIPRETSAPLRQLLLALLQRNHKDRMDFDEFFHHPFLDASATVKKSPPVPVPSYPSSGSGSSSSSSSTSHLASPPPCFPQALGLSLSGLPSDPQSLGEMQQELQKTLTSPAEAAGFLHGSRDSGGSSKDSSCDTDDFVMVPAQFPGDLVAEAAGAKPPPDSLMCSGSSLAASTGLDSRGRTPSPSPPCGSSLSPSGRTGTFSSSRCGASVPIPVPTQVQNYQRIEQNLQSPTQYQTARSSAIRRSGSTSPLGFARASPSPPSHAEHGAALARKLSLGGGRPYTPSPQVGTIPERPGWSGAPSPQASEMRGGRSPRPGSSAPEHSPHTSGLGYRLHSAPNLSDLHVVRPKLPKPPTDPLGVAFGHPQASPPQPSHGLQSCRPLRGSPKLPDFLQRNPLPPILGSPTKTVPVFEFTKTPSSQNLLTLLARQGVVMTPPRNRTLPDLSEAGPFQGQQLGPGLRPTEDTKGAFGRSLSTGRLTDLLLKAAFGTQAPDSGSTDSLQEKPMEIAPSAGFGGNLHPGARAGGASSPSPVVFTVGSPPSGTTPPQGPRTTMFSVGSSSSLSSAGSSSARHLAPGAYSEATLEVPAPGHCCSFADPVTANLEGAVTFEAPDLPEETLMEQEHTEILHSLRFTLVFVQHILEIAALKGSASEAAGGPEDQLQESVVADQISLLSREWGFAEQLVLYLKVAELLSSGLQTAIDQIRAGKLCLSSTVKQVVRKLNELYKTSVVSCQSLSLRLQRFFLDKQRLLDRIQSVTAEKLIFSHAVQTENRGPRFQVSLQVQSAALDEMFHRREDCVQRYHKALLLMEGLQQILTDQADVENIAKCKLCIERRLSALLTGICA
- the ULK1 gene encoding serine/threonine-protein kinase ULK1; translated protein: MEPGRGGLEAVGKFEFSRKDLIGHGAFAVVFKGRHREKHDLEVAVKCINKKNLAKSQTLLGKEIKILKELKHENIVALYDFQEMANSVYLVMEYCNGGDLADYLHTMRTLSEDTIRLFLQQIAGAMRLLHSKGIIHRDLKPQNILLSNPGGRRANPNNIRVKIADFGFARYLQSNMMAATLCGSPMYMAPEVIMSQHYDGKADLWSIGTIVYQCLTGKAPFQASSPQDLRLFYEKNKTLVPTIPRETSAPLRQLLLALLQRNHKDRMDFDEFFHHPFLDASATVKKSPPVPVPSYPSSGSGSSSSSSSTSHLASPPSLGEMQQELQKTLTSPAEAAGFLHGSRDSGGSSKDSSCDTDDFVMVPAQFPGDLVAEAAGAKPPPDSLMCSGSSLAASTGLDSRGRTPSPSPPCGSSLSPSGRTGTFSSSRCGASVPIPVPTQVQNYQRIEQNLQSPTQYQTARSSAIRRSGSTSPLGFARASPSPPSHAEHGAALARKLSLGGGRPYTPSPQVGTIPERPGWSGAPSPQASEMRGGRSPRPGSSAPEHSPHTSGLGYRLHSAPNLSDLHVVRPKLPKPPTDPLGVAFGHPQASPPQPSHGLQSCRPLRGSPKLPDFLQRNPLPPILGSPTKTVPVFEFTKTPSSQNLLTLLARQGVVMTPPRNRTLPDLSEAGPFQGQQLGPGLRPTEDTKGAFGRSLSTGRLTDLLLKAAFGTQAPDSGSTDSLQEKPMEIAPSAGFGGNLHPGARAGGASSPSPVVFTVGSPPSGTTPPQGPRTTMFSVGSSSSLSSAGSSSARHLAPGAYSEATLEVPAPGHCCSFADPVTANLEGAVTFEAPDLPEETLMEQEHTEILHSLRFTLVFVQHILEIAALKGSASEAAGGPEDQLQESVVADQISLLSREWGFAEQLVLYLKVAELLSSGLQTAIDQIRAGKLCLSSTVKQVVRKLNELYKTSVVSCQSLSLRLQRFFLDKQRLLDRIQSVTAEKLIFSHAVQTVQSAALDEMFHRREDCVQRYHKALLLMEGLQQILTDQADVENIAKCKLCIERRLSALLTGICA